From a single Pirellulales bacterium genomic region:
- a CDS encoding site-specific integrase has protein sequence MYVTRNWHLDSMKVLTRSEITAVLTDLARKAKRSPNARMNRVVFRLAACVGLRVSEIAGLRLVDVCTTGSRPHVVVRAETAKRMRPRRVPLWWDAGTLADLTAWKETRRRDGAQARDPFLCCQKSGRYGAPLARHTLRRRFLTACKCLGRERLGTLTIHCGRHTFISHALAGGRTLAEVRAAAGHSSIVTTSLYLHVAVEDEGDLGELFA, from the coding sequence ATGTACGTCACTCGCAATTGGCACTTGGATTCGATGAAGGTTCTTACGCGCAGCGAAATTACCGCGGTACTCACCGATCTTGCCCGCAAGGCCAAGCGTTCGCCCAACGCGCGGATGAACCGCGTCGTCTTTCGCCTGGCCGCTTGTGTCGGCCTACGCGTTTCGGAGATTGCCGGCTTGCGACTGGTGGATGTTTGCACGACCGGCTCGCGGCCGCACGTCGTCGTCCGCGCCGAGACGGCCAAACGGATGCGGCCACGTCGGGTGCCGCTGTGGTGGGACGCCGGGACGTTGGCCGACCTGACGGCGTGGAAAGAGACACGTCGACGCGACGGCGCGCAGGCCCGGGATCCCTTTCTCTGCTGTCAAAAGTCTGGCCGCTACGGCGCGCCGCTGGCCCGGCACACGCTCCGCCGCCGCTTTCTGACCGCATGCAAGTGCCTCGGCCGCGAACGCCTCGGCACGCTCACGATCCATTGCGGCCGTCACACCTTCATCAGCCACGCCCTGGCGGGTGGGCGAACGCTGGCGGAGGTCCGTGCAGCGGCCGGCCACTCGTCGATCGTGACGACCAGCCTCTATCTGCACGTGGCGGTCGAGGACGAAGGTGATCTGGGGGAGCTGTTTGCGTAG